From the Nodularia sp. NIES-3585 genome, one window contains:
- a CDS encoding SUMF1/EgtB/PvdO family nonheme iron enzyme encodes MLRGGSWNNNARNCRSANRNRNARANRNNNIGFRLVCVVA; translated from the coding sequence CTGCTGCGTGGCGGTTCTTGGAACAACAATGCCAGGAATTGCCGTTCTGCTAATCGCAATAGGAACGCGCGCGCGAATCGTAACAACAATATTGGTTTTCGGTTGGTGTGTGTGGTTGCGTGA
- a CDS encoding beta-ketoacyl-ACP synthase — protein MVFITGIGLVSALGTSLEDSWQNLIVGKSGIQWYQPFAELETYPLGLIGTQPAELKSLTRLVVAAALTDAELVSPLPDCAVVIGSSRSHQGAWESLARQMYGNHRPQTALNSGDVVLENWLDFLPHTNAIATARQIGASGIVLAPMAACATGIWAIAQAALLIESGQCQRAIAGAVEAPITPLTLSGFQQMGALAKTGAYPFDLHREGLVLGEGAAVFVLESAELAQQRQAKIYGKILGFGLTADAYHGNVPEPNGKSAIAAIQQCLKRSSLTPSDIDYIHAHGTATLLNDRVESKIIQNIFPQKVAISSTKGATGHTLGASGALGVAFSLLAMQQKILPPCVGLHTPEFDLNLVMAARESAVQRVLCFSFGFGGQNAAISLSNHD, from the coding sequence ATGGTTTTTATCACTGGTATCGGTTTAGTCTCAGCTTTAGGCACAAGCTTAGAGGATAGCTGGCAAAATTTAATCGTAGGTAAATCTGGTATTCAGTGGTATCAACCATTTGCAGAACTGGAAACATATCCTCTGGGGTTGATTGGGACACAACCTGCTGAATTAAAAAGTTTGACTCGGTTGGTTGTCGCTGCTGCATTAACAGACGCTGAATTAGTTTCACCTTTACCTGATTGTGCTGTGGTTATTGGTTCAAGTCGCAGTCATCAAGGCGCTTGGGAATCACTGGCGCGACAAATGTATGGGAATCATCGCCCCCAAACAGCTTTAAATAGTGGGGATGTAGTTTTAGAGAATTGGTTAGATTTTTTACCTCATACTAATGCGATCGCAACTGCTCGACAAATTGGTGCATCTGGTATAGTTTTAGCACCGATGGCTGCGTGTGCTACTGGTATTTGGGCGATCGCTCAAGCGGCTTTACTAATTGAAAGTGGGCAATGTCAACGTGCGATCGCCGGTGCTGTAGAAGCTCCCATTACACCCCTCACCTTGTCAGGGTTTCAACAAATGGGCGCTTTGGCAAAAACTGGGGCTTATCCCTTTGATTTGCACCGAGAAGGTTTAGTATTAGGTGAAGGTGCGGCGGTGTTTGTCTTGGAATCGGCAGAATTAGCACAGCAACGCCAAGCTAAAATTTATGGTAAGATTCTTGGCTTTGGCTTGACAGCAGACGCATATCATGGTAATGTGCCAGAACCAAATGGGAAAAGTGCGATCGCCGCGATTCAGCAATGTTTAAAACGCAGTTCCCTAACACCATCTGATATTGATTACATTCACGCTCATGGTACAGCCACTCTCCTCAATGACAGAGTAGAGAGTAAAATTATACAAAATATATTTCCCCAAAAAGTCGCAATAAGTTCGACCAAAGGGGCTACAGGACATACATTAGGAGCATCGGGAGCTTTAGGTGTGGCATTTTCGCTTTTAGCCATGCAGCAAAAAATATTACCACCTTGCGTAGGATTACATACACCAGAATTTGATTTAAATTTGGTAATGGCGGCGCGTGAAAGTGCAGTGCAGAGAGTATTATGTTTCAGCTTTGGCTTTGGTGGTCAAAATGCTGCGATTTCATTGAGTAATCATGATTAG
- a CDS encoding bifunctional serine/threonine-protein kinase/formylglycine-generating enzyme family protein produces MPTTGTILRQRYKIIYILGSGGFGDTYLAEDIDLPNHLKCVVKHLKPNSDPAVLQTVRRLFDSEAQVLYRLGNDSDQIPRLFAHFEEQGEFYLVQEFVDGQDLSKEISPGKKLSETEVTKLLQEILEILAVVHQKNIIHRDIKPQNLMRRRQDRKIVLIDFGAVKEINTMMVNSQGQTSVSVTIGSLGYMPSEQAAGQPKLSSDVYAVGMLGIYALTGIQPQDLPKDPTDGEVIWRNCANVSEKLAGVLDKMVTYHFRDRYFSAESALQALQPSQPPPQIAPTQLNPPSPPQRRPSPPPSVLQPQPQPTSDLSRRQVIKTAGWLAGGFGLAVIGNRLLFPSDSGDITTTTPVTSEIPPAVVENPSPFEPPTPSNSLETFSFETVTVNAQGSITNRRNLQAKYFAENLGNGVSLEMVQIPGGTFTMGSPAEEAKRGDNEGPQYQVNVSGFSMGRYPVTQAQYQAIMGTNPAHFKGDKRPVEQVSWDDAIEFCQKLSQKTGKIYRLPSEAEWEYACRAGTVTPFYFGETITTDLVNYYGNYPYASAPKGEYRDQTTNVGNFPPNSFGLHDMHGNIFEWCQDIYNSSYQGAPIDGTPWLDGSDSNIKPLRGGSWNSYAWNCRSAPRGRVGLAHRSYVVGFRLVCVVA; encoded by the coding sequence ATGCCTACGACTGGTACAATCCTCCGTCAACGCTATAAAATCATCTACATTTTAGGAAGTGGCGGATTTGGCGACACCTATTTAGCAGAAGATATAGACTTACCCAACCATCTCAAGTGTGTAGTCAAACACCTCAAGCCTAATTCTGACCCCGCAGTATTACAAACCGTTAGAAGATTATTTGATAGCGAAGCGCAAGTTTTATATCGTTTAGGTAATGATAGCGACCAGATACCCAGACTATTTGCCCACTTTGAAGAACAGGGTGAATTTTATCTAGTCCAAGAATTTGTAGATGGACAGGACTTAAGCAAAGAAATCAGTCCTGGTAAAAAGTTAAGTGAAACAGAAGTCACTAAACTCTTACAGGAAATTCTGGAAATATTAGCAGTAGTTCACCAAAAAAATATCATCCACCGCGACATCAAGCCCCAGAATTTAATGCGTCGTCGTCAAGATAGGAAGATAGTGCTAATTGACTTTGGTGCAGTTAAAGAAATTAACACCATGATGGTGAATAGCCAAGGTCAAACCAGTGTTAGCGTTACTATTGGGAGTCTTGGCTATATGCCAAGTGAACAAGCAGCAGGACAACCGAAATTATCCAGCGATGTTTACGCAGTGGGGATGTTGGGAATTTATGCTTTAACTGGAATACAACCCCAAGACTTACCAAAAGACCCCACCGATGGTGAAGTGATTTGGCGCAATTGTGCAAATGTCAGTGAGAAACTGGCAGGAGTTTTAGATAAGATGGTGACTTATCACTTTCGGGATAGATATTTTTCAGCAGAGTCCGCTTTGCAAGCCCTCCAGCCGTCACAGCCACCGCCACAGATAGCACCGACACAATTAAATCCACCATCACCGCCACAACGACGACCATCACCTCCACCGTCAGTACTACAGCCACAGCCACAACCAACATCTGATTTGTCACGCCGTCAGGTAATTAAAACTGCGGGATGGTTAGCTGGGGGATTTGGTTTGGCTGTTATCGGGAATCGGTTGTTATTTCCCTCTGATTCTGGAGATATTACTACTACAACTCCGGTGACAAGTGAAATTCCACCAGCAGTTGTAGAAAATCCTTCTCCTTTCGAACCTCCCACTCCCTCAAATAGCTTAGAAACCTTTTCATTTGAAACTGTGACTGTGAATGCACAGGGAAGCATTACCAACCGCCGCAACCTGCAAGCAAAATACTTTGCAGAAAATTTAGGAAATGGTGTCTCATTGGAAATGGTGCAGATACCAGGGGGGACATTTACAATGGGTTCACCAGCAGAGGAAGCAAAACGGGGCGACAATGAAGGTCCCCAGTATCAGGTAAATGTTTCTGGGTTCTCTATGGGTAGATATCCAGTTACTCAGGCACAGTATCAAGCCATTATGGGAACAAATCCTGCTCATTTTAAAGGTGATAAACGACCTGTAGAACAAGTAAGCTGGGATGATGCGATAGAATTTTGTCAAAAATTGAGTCAGAAGACAGGAAAAATTTATAGGCTACCCAGTGAAGCTGAATGGGAATATGCTTGTCGTGCGGGAACAGTTACACCCTTCTATTTTGGTGAAACGATTACCACAGATTTAGTTAACTACTACGGTAACTATCCCTACGCCTCAGCCCCAAAAGGTGAATATCGTGATCAAACAACAAATGTAGGAAATTTTCCGCCAAACTCTTTCGGTTTGCACGATATGCATGGTAATATATTTGAATGGTGTCAAGATATATATAATAGTAGCTACCAAGGCGCGCCCATAGACGGTACTCCGTGGTTAGATGGTAGCGATAGTAACATAAAGCCACTGCGTGGCGGTTCTTGGAACAGCTATGCCTGGAATTGCCGTTCTGCTCCTCGCGGTAGGGTCGGGCTCGCGCATCGTAGCTACGTTGTTGGTTTTCGGTTGGTGTGTGTGGTTGCGTGA